The Streptomyces sp. NBC_01775 genome includes a region encoding these proteins:
- a CDS encoding NADP-dependent oxidoreductase: MKAIALQHYGDADALEIIEQSTPAVAPGEFLVRVKAAGVNPADEKIAVGNLDGIMVTHFPLIPGFEMAGVIEARGFGATEFEIGDEVIGFVLKDWAQNGAYAELVSAPVRTLARKPASWDWLRSACLPLNGLTAYQAIKRISIGEGDTVLIHGAAGGVGSLAVQIAAIRGAHVIGTASERNHGYLRELGATPITYGEGLADRVRELAPEGVDAALDFYGGDAVAVSQKVLKDPARVASVADITAPEQGGQLVWARASADELTEVAALAESGKLSVPVNRSFPLEQAADAWRMLHADSRARGRVVLDIDAT, encoded by the coding sequence ATGAAAGCAATCGCCCTCCAGCACTACGGCGACGCGGACGCCCTGGAGATCATTGAGCAGTCGACGCCGGCGGTCGCGCCCGGGGAATTCCTGGTCCGGGTCAAGGCAGCCGGAGTGAACCCAGCCGACGAAAAGATCGCCGTCGGCAATCTCGACGGCATCATGGTGACCCACTTTCCCCTCATCCCGGGCTTCGAGATGGCCGGCGTCATCGAGGCTCGCGGTTTCGGCGCCACCGAGTTCGAGATCGGCGACGAGGTGATCGGCTTCGTCCTCAAGGACTGGGCGCAGAACGGCGCCTACGCCGAACTGGTTTCAGCCCCGGTCCGCACGCTGGCACGCAAGCCGGCGTCCTGGGACTGGCTGCGTTCGGCGTGTCTGCCGCTGAACGGGCTGACGGCTTACCAGGCCATCAAACGCATCAGCATCGGCGAGGGCGACACCGTCCTGATCCACGGGGCCGCAGGTGGGGTCGGCTCGCTCGCCGTGCAGATCGCCGCCATCCGGGGCGCACACGTCATCGGCACCGCCAGCGAGCGCAACCACGGCTACCTGCGTGAACTCGGCGCCACACCCATCACCTACGGAGAAGGACTGGCCGATCGGGTGCGCGAGCTCGCGCCGGAGGGCGTCGACGCGGCGCTCGACTTCTACGGCGGGGACGCGGTGGCCGTCTCGCAGAAGGTCTTGAAGGATCCCGCGCGGGTCGCCTCCGTGGCCGACATCACCGCTCCCGAACAGGGTGGCCAATTGGTGTGGGCACGCGCGAGCGCCGACGAGCTGACGGAGGTGGCTGCGCTCGCCGAGTCCGGCAAGTTGTCCGTCCCCGTGAATCGCTCCTTCCCGCTGGAGCAGGCCGCCGACGCCTGGCGGATGCTCCACGCGGACAGCCGCGCCCGCGGCCGGGTCGTACTGGACATCGACGCCACCTGA
- the mhpA gene encoding bifunctional 3-(3-hydroxy-phenyl)propionate/3-hydroxycinnamic acid hydroxylase MhpA: MKLADEPRTSTITQDAVDADVLVIGYGPVGQTLAALLGASGHRVLVCERRVGRYETPRAGHFDHEIMRVFQSLGIADEVRRIAEPARVYEFLDPDGSVISRLPREWAAPSGWDASYHFYQPELEDLLDAAVRGAATVDVRFGAELVGLRQEADHVVVTLADGSVVTARFVVGADGANSAVRTLCGIPTEDLGFRGDWLVVDVRPRPGAPTLDIPDTGQVLDPARPNHMGRVAQRYFRWEFMLVEGDDPTEMVKPERVRELLRPWIGPQEGEVIRQTVYQFRSIVADTFRHRSVLLAGDAAHVMPPFLGQGMSSGIRDAATLGWMLDLVLTGAADPKLLDLYTLSRRPQVIDYIEESVRVGTVVCETDPVRAAQRREEMRSATELPPPFEPPVGAGFRDGQPLAGHLAVQPLLRTSSGKTGRSDDVLGRGFTLLSLVEPDAATAAAVSELKRAIGLRSVVVGAEGVQEEGEALSNWLKESGVVAVLVRPDFYVFGTATGLSEVVGLLASLRVSLSLV, from the coding sequence ATGAAGCTTGCCGATGAACCCCGTACATCCACGATCACGCAGGATGCCGTGGATGCGGATGTCCTCGTCATCGGGTACGGCCCGGTCGGTCAGACCCTGGCTGCTCTACTGGGCGCGTCGGGGCACCGCGTACTGGTGTGCGAACGGCGGGTCGGGCGCTACGAGACGCCACGAGCCGGACACTTCGACCACGAAATCATGCGCGTCTTTCAGTCTTTGGGAATTGCCGACGAGGTACGGCGCATTGCCGAACCAGCTCGTGTGTATGAATTCCTCGATCCCGACGGAAGCGTGATTTCTCGTCTGCCAAGGGAATGGGCCGCCCCCTCCGGCTGGGACGCGTCGTACCACTTCTACCAGCCGGAACTCGAGGATCTTCTGGACGCGGCAGTCCGCGGAGCAGCCACGGTGGACGTTCGTTTCGGTGCGGAGCTGGTCGGCCTGCGCCAGGAAGCCGACCACGTGGTGGTGACGTTGGCGGACGGCAGCGTCGTCACCGCTCGCTTTGTGGTCGGGGCGGACGGCGCCAACAGCGCGGTACGCACGCTCTGCGGCATTCCAACGGAAGATCTCGGTTTCCGGGGCGACTGGCTGGTCGTCGACGTCCGGCCTCGGCCCGGCGCCCCGACCCTGGACATCCCGGACACCGGCCAGGTACTCGACCCCGCGAGGCCGAACCACATGGGCCGGGTGGCTCAGCGGTACTTCCGCTGGGAGTTCATGCTCGTCGAGGGCGACGATCCCACCGAGATGGTGAAGCCGGAACGTGTCCGGGAGTTGCTCAGGCCCTGGATCGGCCCGCAGGAGGGGGAGGTGATCCGGCAGACCGTCTACCAGTTCCGATCCATCGTCGCCGACACGTTCCGCCACCGGTCGGTCCTGCTTGCCGGTGACGCTGCTCACGTCATGCCGCCATTCCTCGGACAGGGCATGAGCTCTGGTATCCGGGACGCCGCAACCCTCGGCTGGATGCTCGACCTCGTACTGACCGGCGCCGCGGACCCGAAGCTGCTGGACCTGTACACGCTCTCGAGAAGGCCACAGGTCATCGACTACATCGAAGAGTCGGTGCGGGTAGGGACCGTCGTCTGCGAGACCGACCCCGTTCGTGCGGCGCAACGTCGTGAGGAGATGCGGTCGGCGACCGAGCTTCCGCCACCGTTCGAGCCGCCTGTCGGCGCAGGCTTCCGAGACGGACAACCGCTGGCCGGCCACTTGGCCGTACAGCCCCTTCTGCGTACGAGCAGCGGGAAGACCGGGCGGTCCGACGACGTGCTTGGCCGCGGGTTCACCCTGCTCAGCTTGGTCGAACCGGACGCGGCGACGGCCGCGGCCGTCTCGGAACTCAAGCGCGCGATCGGGCTGCGGTCCGTGGTGGTTGGCGCCGAGGGGGTCCAGGAAGAGGGCGAGGCGCTGAGTAACTGGCTCAAGGAGTCCGGTGTCGTGGCCGTGCTGGTTCGCCCGGACTTCTACGTCTTCGGCACTGCCACCGGGCTCTCCGAGGTGGTGGGCCTGCTCGCCTCACTTCGCGTGAGCCTGTCGCTGGTGTAG
- a CDS encoding alpha/beta fold hydrolase: MPKTDNGIHYEEWGNGPDAIVLLPGLGCSLKCWSEVAPLLDGYRLVLMDLPGHAGSLHAPADGSSLARIADTVIDACDQLGLERFALVGLSFGGALSVRIALNRPGQVVAVMALMPWNAGGTEAGDPVIEGFHKSFRDVEAITQAIGAISLEPSKTTDVVRTMTSAVTEQFWRSWLGTGGGAYTSMFEELSGIAVPACYVIGGRDTIAPQDKLIADVRAMPGGRLVFLSDAGHLAPYESPELVAREIREFVSRYANTPSPGAGSAPGSSPSARPSR, translated from the coding sequence ATGCCGAAGACGGACAACGGTATCCACTACGAGGAGTGGGGAAACGGGCCGGACGCTATCGTTCTGCTGCCCGGACTCGGGTGCTCGCTCAAGTGCTGGTCCGAGGTGGCACCCCTACTCGACGGCTATCGCCTCGTTCTCATGGACCTGCCGGGCCACGCGGGCTCCCTCCATGCGCCTGCCGACGGATCGAGCCTCGCCCGGATCGCCGACACGGTGATCGATGCTTGTGATCAGCTCGGCCTCGAACGCTTCGCCCTCGTCGGTCTCTCCTTCGGTGGCGCGCTCAGTGTGCGGATCGCTCTGAACCGGCCCGGCCAGGTAGTCGCGGTCATGGCGCTCATGCCGTGGAACGCGGGCGGTACCGAGGCGGGCGATCCAGTCATCGAAGGGTTCCACAAGTCCTTCCGTGACGTCGAAGCCATAACGCAGGCCATTGGGGCCATCTCGCTGGAGCCGAGCAAGACGACCGATGTCGTGCGCACGATGACGAGTGCTGTCACAGAGCAGTTCTGGCGCAGCTGGCTCGGAACCGGTGGCGGTGCTTACACGAGCATGTTCGAGGAGCTGTCCGGGATCGCCGTGCCGGCGTGCTACGTCATCGGCGGCCGAGACACCATCGCCCCGCAGGACAAGTTGATCGCCGACGTCCGTGCGATGCCCGGAGGCCGGCTGGTCTTCCTGTCGGACGCGGGACATCTCGCCCCTTACGAGTCTCCCGAGCTTGTCGCCCGGGAGATCCGCGAGTTCGTCAGCCGATACGCGAACACGCCGTCGCCGGGCGCGGGTTCCGCGCCCGGATCCTCGCCCAGCGCACGGCCGAGCAGATAG
- a CDS encoding TetR/AcrR family transcriptional regulator, which translates to MADSAQRPLRADARRNRDKILAAAVRAFAEEGLDTHLERIAKEAGVGSATLYRNFPTREALIEAVYRNEVAQLCDAVPQLLASKPPYEALRAWTRLFLDYVTAKFGMADALRAIAAAGSNPYGHSRDMIQAAITALMDACATAGTIRTDISPTDMGAALEGIARTSASPEQRQQAERLLDLTLDGLKARS; encoded by the coding sequence ATGGCCGACAGTGCACAACGCCCATTGCGAGCTGACGCACGGCGTAACAGAGACAAGATCCTCGCGGCTGCGGTGCGCGCGTTCGCCGAGGAAGGGCTGGACACGCACCTGGAGCGCATCGCCAAAGAGGCGGGCGTGGGCAGCGCAACCCTGTACCGCAACTTCCCCACCCGGGAGGCTCTGATCGAGGCGGTCTACCGCAACGAGGTGGCCCAGCTGTGCGACGCCGTCCCCCAGTTGCTCGCCTCGAAGCCGCCCTACGAAGCCCTGCGCGCTTGGACACGCCTCTTCCTGGACTACGTCACCGCCAAATTCGGCATGGCCGACGCCTTGCGTGCCATCGCCGCGGCGGGAAGCAACCCCTACGGCCACAGTCGGGACATGATCCAGGCCGCCATCACCGCCCTGATGGACGCGTGTGCAACCGCCGGAACGATTCGCACCGACATCAGCCCCACCGACATGGGTGCCGCCCTCGAAGGCATCGCCCGCACCTCGGCGAGCCCCGAACAACGACAGCAAGCCGAACGCCTGCTCGACCTCACCCTGGACGGTCTGAAGGCCCGTTCGTGA
- a CDS encoding SDR family oxidoreductase produces the protein MSGTEGKVVAITGASSGIGAATATWLAGKGARLVLGARREDRLNAVVDQITAQGGSAVGVVIDVTRREDLKRLTDTAVDRYGRLDVLVSNAGTMAVSPFDELRQDDWDAMVATHVTGLLNGIGAALPVFRRQGSGQFVNVASTAAYVVKSPQAVYAATKTAVKVLTEGLRQESGPHLRVTLVSPGFTNTEGVGKGASPEAAAAAAQQRDEIAIPPSAIASAIGYAIEQPVGIDVSEIVVRPTVQP, from the coding sequence ATGTCAGGTACCGAGGGCAAGGTCGTAGCGATCACAGGTGCCAGCAGCGGCATCGGAGCGGCGACGGCGACCTGGCTCGCCGGGAAAGGGGCCCGGCTTGTGCTCGGGGCCCGACGGGAGGACCGGCTGAACGCGGTGGTGGACCAGATCACGGCGCAGGGCGGCTCGGCCGTCGGGGTCGTCATCGACGTGACGCGCCGCGAGGACCTCAAGCGCCTGACGGACACGGCGGTCGACCGGTACGGCCGGCTCGATGTCCTGGTCTCCAACGCCGGCACGATGGCGGTGTCACCGTTTGACGAGTTGCGCCAGGACGACTGGGACGCCATGGTCGCCACGCATGTCACCGGCCTGCTGAACGGGATCGGGGCGGCACTTCCCGTCTTCCGGCGGCAGGGCTCCGGCCAGTTCGTCAACGTCGCCTCCACTGCGGCCTACGTCGTGAAATCTCCCCAGGCCGTCTACGCGGCCACCAAGACGGCGGTGAAGGTGCTGACCGAGGGCCTGCGGCAGGAGTCGGGGCCGCACCTGCGAGTCACCCTCGTCTCGCCGGGGTTCACCAACACCGAGGGCGTGGGCAAGGGGGCGAGCCCCGAAGCAGCGGCGGCGGCTGCCCAGCAGCGCGACGAGATCGCCATCCCGCCCTCCGCCATCGCATCCGCGATCGGTTACGCGATCGAGCAGCCCGTCGGCATCGACGTCAGCGAGATCGTCGTCCGGCCCACCGTGCAACCCTGA